GACCGCATCATCGTCCCTCTCTCGCGCATCTCGCCCGCGCTGAGGCGCGCCGTCGTCCTGACCGAAGACCAGAATTTCTACCGCCATCACGGGGTCGACTGGGAGGCGACGAGGCTCGCGATCCGAACCGACATCGACCGGCGACGGCTCCGGGTCGGCGGCTCCACGATCACCCAGCAGCTGGCGAAGAACCTCTATCTCTCCCCGGCGCGCACGCCCTGGCGGAAGGCGCGGGAGATCGCGATCGCGATCGAGATGGACCGGCTCCTCCCGAAGAGTCGGATCCTGGAGCTGTATCTCAACGCGATCGAGTGGGGGGAGCGCTGCTACGGCGCCGAAGCGGCGTCCCGGCTCTACTTCGGCCACCCGGCCTCGCAACTGACCGACCGGGAAGCCGCGATCCTCGCCGCGATGATCGCGTCGCCGCGGGTCTTCGGCCCCGGCCGGCATTCGCGTCGGCTCGAGCGGCGCGCGATGCGAATCCTCCGGCTGATGCAGCGCTGAACGACGGCCGCTCACCGGATTTGGTTCGATTCTTGCTTGCATCCGGTTCGGCTTCCTTCCCCGGAATCGGCAACAGCAGGAGATCCGACGATGAGCTTTTCACGGATCGTTTCGACAGCCGGCGGAGCTGCGGCCGGGGTCCTGGCGGCTTCGTTCGCGATCGCCGCCCCGGGCCGGTCGCCCGTCCGAACGCCCTCCTCCGCCGCTCTCCCCGAGATCCGCCGCACGTCCGTGGCGACGGCGACGGCTCCCGCCGCTCCGGCCGGTTTCTCGGCGGGCGCGGTCGCCGTCGTGGACGCCGCGGGCACGACGCCCGCCGGAAACGTCTTTTCCTCGCGCGATCAGGTCCATCTCGCTGCCGGCCCGGCGGATCCGGCGTGCGCGATCGGGGCTCTCGCCGACGGCGCGTGGTTCTACCAGGTGACCGACGCCTCCGGTCAGACGCTCCTCTCGGGCGCGCCCCGGTCGCTCCAGGTCTCGGGCGGCGTCATCGTCTCCGCCGACGGCGCCTCCTCCGGGGAAACCGCGTGCGGATCGGAGATCGTCGCGCTCGCGCCCTTCGACCGCGCTCCGAACGGCACCGGGAACTACCGGGTATGGCTCACGCCGGCGGCGGACCTCCAGACCGCCTCCTCGTGCGGATCGGGCTGCTTCTTCGGCTTCCTTCCCGGATTCTCGACGACCGCGACGTTCGCGGTCCGCGAGGACTCGCGCTGCCGGACGACCCACTGCCTTTCCGGCGTCGTCTTCTCGGACGTGAACCAGAACGGGGTGCGCGATTCCGGCGAGCCGGGGATCCCCGGCGTCGTCGTCTCCGCGACCGACGGGCACGGGATCTCCGCCACGGGGATCTCCGGGCCGGACGGTGCGTGGTCGATCTGCGGACTTCCCGAGACGCAGTACACGGTCACCGAGACCGTGCCGGCGGGATACCGCCAGACCGCGCCTTCGGCGACCGTGCAGATCAGCCGGTATCTCGCCTCGGTCGTCTCCGATTCGGGCGGGACCTTCACCGTGACCTTCTGCAACGAGAGCTTCTCGAACCTGACGTTCGGGAACGCGGCGCTCCCCGGATCCATCTCGGGAACCAAGTTCAACGACGCCAACGGCAACGGGCTGCTCGATTCCGGCGAGGCGGGAGTCGCGGGCGTGACGATCAACCTGTTCGTTTCGGCCGACGCCGCGAGCCATTCGCCGATCGCGACCACCGTGACGGACGCCAACGGCGGCTTCACCTTCGCCGGCGTCGCCGCCGGGTCGTACTTCCTCAGGGAAGACCTGCCGAACGGGTACCGCCAGACGACGCCCGCCGGCGACGGCGACCTGTTCGTCTCGGTCGCGCCGGGACAGTCGGTCACGGACGTTCTCTTCGGCAACCAGCTCGCGACCGGAGCGATCACCGGCACGAAGTTCGACGACGCCAACGGCAACGGCGTCCGAGACCCGGGGGAAGGCGGCCTCGCCGGCGTCACGATCCAGATCAGCGGACCGTCCGGAACCTCCTCGACGACGACGGACTCGGGCGGCAACTTCTCCTTCACCGGCCTCGCGCCGGGAACCTACATCCTCTCCGAGGTCGTGCCCGACGGCTACCACCAGACCTTCCCGGCGCCTCCCGGCACGATGTCGGTCACCCTTTCGGCCGGCCAGACGGCGACCGTCCTGTTCGGCAACCAGGCGCTCGCCGCGACGGGATCGATCTCGGGCCTGAAATTCAACGACGCGAACGGCAACGGCCTTCAGGACGCGGGAGAGTCGGGAGTCGCGGGCGTGACGATCAATCTCTTCGCCGCGTCGGGCGGAGCGCTCGTGGCGACGACGACGACCGGCGCCGACGGCACGTTCACGTTCACCGGGATCAACCCCGGTTCCTACCAGGTTTCGGAGGTGGTCCCGGACGGAACCGTCCAGACGCTGCCCGGCGGCTCCGGAATGGTCCCGGTC
This window of the Thermoanaerobaculia bacterium genome carries:
- the mtgA gene encoding monofunctional biosynthetic peptidoglycan transglycosylase, whose amino-acid sequence is MRRAARWALIAVLTLVAAAALFFATLPDVGSLARHDPPTTAFIERRKAELRREGRSDRIDRIIVPLSRISPALRRAVVLTEDQNFYRHHGVDWEATRLAIRTDIDRRRLRVGGSTITQQLAKNLYLSPARTPWRKAREIAIAIEMDRLLPKSRILELYLNAIEWGERCYGAEAASRLYFGHPASQLTDREAAILAAMIASPRVFGPGRHSRRLERRAMRILRLMQR
- a CDS encoding SdrD B-like domain-containing protein — protein: MSFSRIVSTAGGAAAGVLAASFAIAAPGRSPVRTPSSAALPEIRRTSVATATAPAAPAGFSAGAVAVVDAAGTTPAGNVFSSRDQVHLAAGPADPACAIGALADGAWFYQVTDASGQTLLSGAPRSLQVSGGVIVSADGASSGETACGSEIVALAPFDRAPNGTGNYRVWLTPAADLQTASSCGSGCFFGFLPGFSTTATFAVREDSRCRTTHCLSGVVFSDVNQNGVRDSGEPGIPGVVVSATDGHGISATGISGPDGAWSICGLPETQYTVTETVPAGYRQTAPSATVQISRYLASVVSDSGGTFTVTFCNESFSNLTFGNAALPGSISGTKFNDANGNGLLDSGEAGVAGVTINLFVSADAASHSPIATTVTDANGGFTFAGVAAGSYFLREDLPNGYRQTTPAGDGDLFVSVAPGQSVTDVLFGNQLATGAITGTKFDDANGNGVRDPGEGGLAGVTIQISGPSGTSSTTTDSGGNFSFTGLAPGTYILSEVVPDGYHQTFPAPPGTMSVTLSAGQTATVLFGNQALAATGSISGLKFNDANGNGLQDAGESGVAGVTINLFAASGGALVATTTTGADGTFTFTGINPGSYQVSEVVPDGTVQTLPGGSGMVPVTVAAGQTASGVLFGNRSSAGGTISGFVFYDINKNQIQDIGEKPFPNVTVIVKDTSGNVVATAVTDSNGDFTLTGIAPGDYTVWTLPPVNFFQTVPPKKGPIPVHLEPGGTVTGLVFGLAC